From a single Pseudoalteromonas nigrifaciens genomic region:
- a CDS encoding MATE family efflux transporter, which produces MTFSNWEAKRLLSLAIPVFLAQVTLVLMSVVDTIMAGQVSPTDLAALSIATGIWNPLLLALQGILLALTGVIAQFAGANDKKGISHYFQQALYLTALLCIAGFGIAQFADIIILKLDTSPAIATLASDYIRFVKWGVFGFLIFTVYRNMTEGMGMTKPAFYISLLGLAVNIPVNYIFINGLFGLPAYGGAGCGIATALVLTVMAIAQVIYCQMSKKIDAKGLMTPFEKPNLTTIGIITKLGIPISLATFFEVTLFACIPLFIAHLGAVAVSGHQIAASVTTLLFMMPLSLSIAISIRIGNLYGQNHLKQLKVAVSTSYILAALIALFVAVTTFLGRDLISQLYSDSPEVLALASSIMILACIYQLPDALQVAANGILRGLKYTAPISYITFVSYWLVGFALGYVLARTDLIVPAMGPHGFWLGIIVGLTLAAVLLMYTVHRRFKYEPSLQA; this is translated from the coding sequence CAGGCCAAGTAAGCCCAACTGATTTAGCTGCTTTATCTATTGCCACTGGTATTTGGAACCCATTATTACTTGCACTGCAAGGTATTTTACTCGCTTTAACCGGTGTTATTGCACAGTTTGCGGGGGCCAACGATAAAAAAGGCATCAGCCATTATTTTCAACAAGCTTTATATTTAACTGCGCTGCTATGTATTGCTGGGTTTGGTATTGCTCAATTTGCCGATATTATTATTTTAAAACTCGACACCAGCCCTGCTATAGCAACACTTGCCAGTGATTATATTCGCTTTGTTAAATGGGGAGTGTTTGGCTTTTTAATTTTTACCGTTTACAGAAATATGACCGAAGGTATGGGCATGACCAAACCCGCTTTTTATATCAGTCTGTTAGGTTTAGCGGTTAATATTCCGGTGAATTATATTTTTATTAATGGCTTATTTGGCCTACCCGCTTATGGCGGCGCAGGCTGTGGTATTGCTACTGCATTAGTATTAACTGTAATGGCAATAGCCCAAGTTATTTATTGCCAAATGAGTAAAAAAATAGATGCTAAAGGCTTAATGACTCCATTTGAAAAACCTAATTTAACCACTATTGGCATTATCACTAAATTGGGTATTCCTATTTCATTAGCTACTTTTTTTGAAGTAACCTTATTTGCCTGCATTCCATTATTTATAGCCCATTTAGGCGCCGTAGCCGTATCTGGCCATCAAATTGCCGCCAGTGTTACCACTTTATTGTTTATGATGCCGCTTAGCCTTTCTATTGCTATAAGCATACGCATAGGTAACTTATATGGTCAAAACCATTTAAAACAACTAAAAGTTGCTGTTTCAACTAGCTATATACTGGCAGCGCTCATTGCCCTATTTGTTGCCGTAACTACCTTTTTAGGCCGCGATTTAATAAGCCAACTGTATAGCGACAGCCCCGAAGTACTGGCACTGGCTTCATCAATCATGATTTTAGCCTGTATATATCAATTACCTGATGCACTACAAGTTGCTGCAAATGGCATATTACGTGGATTAAAATACACCGCACCTATTTCATATATTACATTTGTATCGTATTGGTTAGTTGGCTTTGCACTAGGCTATGTATTAGCCAGAACCGACTTAATCGTCCCAGCAATGGGCCCACATGGTTTTTGGTTGGGCATTATTGTTGGCTTAACACTCGCTGCTGTATTGTTAATGTACACAGTACATAGACGTTTTAAATATGAACCATCTTTGCAAGCTTAA